One genomic segment of Gemmatimonas aurantiaca includes these proteins:
- a CDS encoding L,D-transpeptidase, translated as MALVPMLAITAWLTVSTVRLRFERDVARMVFNDNSESIEQAILQAGAGADSLRTELAESAPPVDANAPYLVVSIADRRVWYKQGDSVLFTAPVATGSGRQMVVKGSTRVMRFETPRGRLVVQRRDSAPAWIPPDWHYQEQANKRGLGLVQLVRGVPIKLKDGSSITVQGNDVVRLGSDGNARPLSASDGREIVADGRIVIPPFGTNQRKYPDVLGTRRLYLGDGYALHGTNNPKSVGQAVSHGCVRLRNEDIETLYNQVSVGTAVYIY; from the coding sequence GGGATGTGGCCCGCATGGTGTTCAACGACAACTCAGAGAGCATCGAACAGGCCATTCTGCAGGCCGGTGCCGGCGCGGACAGTCTCCGGACGGAACTCGCCGAGAGTGCGCCGCCGGTCGATGCCAACGCGCCCTACCTCGTGGTGTCCATCGCCGATCGGCGCGTCTGGTATAAACAGGGTGACAGCGTGCTGTTCACGGCGCCGGTGGCCACCGGCTCGGGCCGGCAGATGGTGGTGAAGGGCAGCACCAGAGTCATGCGCTTCGAGACACCGCGTGGGCGGCTCGTGGTGCAGCGCCGGGATTCGGCGCCGGCCTGGATTCCGCCCGACTGGCACTACCAGGAGCAGGCCAACAAGCGGGGGCTGGGACTGGTCCAGCTCGTGCGCGGCGTCCCGATCAAGCTCAAGGATGGGTCGAGCATCACAGTGCAGGGGAACGATGTCGTCCGGCTCGGGTCCGATGGAAACGCCAGGCCGCTCTCCGCCAGTGATGGCCGGGAGATCGTCGCCGACGGACGGATCGTCATCCCGCCTTTTGGCACGAATCAGCGCAAGTATCCCGACGTCCTGGGCACCCGCCGCCTCTATCTGGGGGACGGATACGCCCTGCACGGGACCAACAATCCCAAGTCGGTCGGCCAGGCGGTGAGCCACGGCTGCGTGCGGCTGCGGAACGAAGACATCGAAACACTGTACAATCAGGTTTCCGTCGGGACCGCGGTGTACATCTACTGA
- a CDS encoding amino acid permease codes for MGIWSKKSITALRAEANSSEGGLKRTLGALNLTLLGIGAIIGAGIFVLTGTAAANFAGPGVSLSFVLAGLACLFAGLCYAEFASMIPIAGSAYTYSYATMGEGVAWFIGWNLVLEYLFAAATVSVGWSGYFGALLSEVGIHIPAAFASAPLTVENGHHVVRAFTCVDPATGGTLMDAATHVAYTARDACMGAGGNVVDGLINLPAVLLIVALTVLLVRGVQESATFNNVVVAIKMTVVLLVIGFGFMYINRENWTPFIPEMVTNPDGSTKYGISGVLRAAPVVFFSYIGFDAVSTAAQEAKNPQRDLPIGMIASLLICTVLYILMSLVMTGLAPYQQLGVPHPVSVAIAAVPQLKWLEYLVNIGAVAGLSSVVLVMLMGQPRIFYTMSRDGLLPKIFSRVHPTYQTPAASTWIVGGIAILIAGFFPLGLLGELVSGGTLAAFATVCIGVWVLRTRSPELERPFRTPLVPLVPILGAGATLYMMAQLPKLTWTLLGVWTAIGMTTYFLYGMRNSTIGKQEAGRR; via the coding sequence ATGGGAATCTGGTCAAAGAAATCGATCACGGCGCTGCGCGCGGAAGCGAACAGCTCCGAAGGGGGGCTCAAGCGTACGCTGGGCGCCCTCAACCTCACGTTGCTCGGCATCGGGGCCATCATCGGCGCCGGTATCTTCGTGCTGACGGGCACGGCGGCCGCGAATTTCGCGGGGCCTGGCGTCTCGCTCTCGTTCGTGCTCGCCGGCCTGGCCTGTCTGTTCGCGGGTCTGTGTTATGCCGAGTTCGCGTCGATGATTCCCATCGCGGGATCGGCGTACACGTACAGCTACGCCACGATGGGTGAAGGGGTGGCGTGGTTCATCGGCTGGAACCTGGTGCTCGAGTACCTGTTCGCGGCGGCCACGGTCAGCGTGGGCTGGTCGGGCTACTTCGGCGCGCTGCTGAGCGAAGTGGGCATTCACATTCCGGCGGCGTTCGCCTCGGCCCCGCTCACGGTCGAAAACGGACATCACGTGGTGCGCGCGTTCACCTGCGTCGATCCGGCCACGGGCGGCACGCTCATGGATGCGGCGACACATGTGGCCTACACCGCGCGTGACGCCTGCATGGGCGCGGGCGGCAATGTGGTGGACGGTCTGATCAACCTGCCGGCCGTGCTGCTCATCGTCGCGCTCACCGTGCTGCTGGTGCGTGGCGTGCAGGAGTCGGCCACGTTCAACAATGTCGTCGTGGCGATCAAGATGACGGTGGTGTTGCTCGTGATCGGCTTCGGCTTCATGTACATCAACCGCGAGAACTGGACGCCGTTCATTCCGGAGATGGTCACGAACCCCGACGGGTCGACCAAGTACGGCATCTCCGGCGTGCTGCGCGCGGCGCCGGTGGTGTTCTTCTCGTACATCGGCTTCGACGCCGTCTCCACCGCGGCGCAGGAAGCGAAGAACCCGCAGCGCGACCTGCCCATCGGCATGATCGCGTCGCTGCTGATCTGCACGGTGCTCTACATCCTGATGTCGCTGGTCATGACGGGTCTGGCGCCTTACCAGCAGCTTGGCGTGCCGCACCCGGTGTCGGTGGCCATCGCGGCGGTGCCGCAGCTCAAGTGGCTCGAGTACCTCGTGAACATCGGCGCCGTGGCCGGTCTCTCGTCGGTCGTGCTCGTGATGCTCATGGGTCAGCCGCGCATCTTCTACACGATGTCGCGTGACGGTCTGCTGCCCAAGATCTTCAGCCGCGTGCATCCCACGTATCAGACGCCGGCGGCGTCCACGTGGATCGTCGGCGGCATCGCCATCCTCATCGCGGGCTTCTTCCCGCTCGGGTTGCTGGGCGAGCTCGTCTCGGGTGGCACGCTGGCCGCGTTCGCCACGGTGTGCATCGGTGTGTGGGTGCTGCGTACCCGCTCGCCCGAACTGGAGCGTCCGTTCCGTACGCCGCTGGTGCCGCTGGTGCCCATCCTCGGCGCCGGTGCCACGCTGTACATGATGGCGCAGCTGCCCAAGCTGACGTGGACGCTGCTCGGCGTCTGGACGGCCATCGGCATGACCACGTACTTCCTGTACGGCATGCGCAACTCGACCATCGGCAAGCAGGAAGCCGGTCGTCGATGA
- a CDS encoding YkvA family protein has product MNERQRPESDAEFDDVDPDLEHETEHDSRRESRSGARRDRDRGRRRSAVQRARRAHRDEDEAPSRRAAPQKGLKRSVVHAIRQIPSYLRLLIGLIGDRRVSAVDRFIVIAAAAYIVSPLDFIPDVIPFLGQVDDIFILILSLQRLIERAGDAVLLDHWHGDPAELDDLNLAAIVSAAGFFLPGQIRRRLRKMAGR; this is encoded by the coding sequence ATGAACGAACGTCAGCGACCCGAATCAGACGCCGAATTCGACGACGTGGATCCCGACCTGGAGCACGAGACGGAGCACGACTCGCGACGGGAGTCGCGGAGTGGAGCCCGCCGCGATCGGGATCGCGGTCGCCGCCGGTCGGCCGTTCAGCGCGCCCGCCGGGCGCATCGGGACGAGGACGAGGCGCCCAGTCGTCGCGCGGCGCCGCAAAAGGGACTCAAGCGGTCGGTGGTGCACGCCATCCGGCAGATCCCGTCGTATCTCCGTCTGCTGATCGGGCTCATTGGTGACCGGCGGGTGTCGGCCGTCGACCGGTTCATCGTGATCGCGGCGGCGGCGTACATCGTGTCGCCGCTCGATTTCATCCCCGACGTCATCCCGTTCCTGGGGCAGGTGGATGACATCTTCATCCTGATCCTGTCGCTGCAGCGGTTGATCGAACGGGCCGGGGATGCCGTCCTGCTCGATCACTGGCATGGGGATCCGGCGGAACTCGATGATCTCAACCTGGCCGCGATCGTATCGGCGGCGGGGTTCTTCCTGCCGGGCCAGATCCGTCGGCGTCTGCGCAAGATGGCCGGCCGCTGA
- a CDS encoding D-Ala-D-Ala carboxypeptidase family metallohydrolase: MIRRRTALVLSGLAAITAAIVYQPPGELMADTSAQSAARRVPRVEASAEVKGLSGDVQMQFVRAGERIAFPLRVNGDPLGFTYQWVEVGSNQSGDVARPLDSDTLLAPLTAGFYELVVTRAGVSQRITEPRLAVLVPFELKLGSTLNGYQIGRYPAEWSRDEQGERPDGFAEVHEEHLDLPLTRHLKVRDFVTHDRQTIWPRYVAVDPRVLDKIELVLRELARRRGEERMDFTLEVHSGFRTPLHNSNVEGSARDSRHLYGDAADVAIDADGDGRLTIFDAYRVEQAVDWVERLHPELAGGLGVYSSRRFATPYCHIDARGERKRWRG; encoded by the coding sequence GTGATCCGCCGACGCACCGCACTCGTCCTGAGTGGACTGGCGGCCATCACCGCGGCGATCGTGTATCAGCCTCCCGGTGAACTGATGGCCGACACGTCGGCGCAGAGCGCCGCGCGACGCGTGCCGCGCGTGGAAGCCTCGGCCGAGGTGAAGGGGCTCAGCGGCGACGTGCAGATGCAGTTCGTGCGGGCCGGTGAGCGCATCGCCTTTCCACTGCGCGTGAATGGTGATCCGCTCGGGTTCACGTATCAGTGGGTGGAAGTGGGCAGCAACCAGTCGGGAGACGTGGCCCGTCCGCTCGACAGCGACACGTTGCTGGCTCCGCTCACGGCCGGGTTCTACGAACTGGTGGTGACTCGCGCCGGCGTCTCGCAGCGCATCACCGAGCCCCGTCTGGCGGTGCTGGTGCCGTTCGAGCTCAAGCTGGGCAGCACGCTCAACGGCTATCAGATCGGACGGTATCCGGCCGAGTGGTCGCGCGACGAGCAGGGCGAACGTCCCGATGGTTTTGCCGAAGTGCACGAAGAACATCTCGATCTGCCGCTCACGCGTCACCTCAAGGTGCGCGACTTCGTGACCCACGATCGGCAGACCATCTGGCCGCGGTACGTGGCGGTCGATCCGCGTGTGCTCGACAAGATCGAGCTCGTGCTGCGGGAACTCGCCCGTCGCCGGGGTGAGGAGCGGATGGACTTCACGCTCGAGGTGCACAGCGGATTCCGTACGCCGCTGCACAACTCCAACGTGGAAGGGTCGGCCCGGGACTCGCGGCACCTGTATGGCGATGCGGCCGACGTGGCCATCGACGCCGATGGGGACGGCCGGCTGACCATCTTCGACGCCTATCGCGTGGAGCAGGCGGTGGACTGGGTGGAGCGTCTCCACCCCGAACTGGCCGGTGGACTGGGCGTTTACAGCAGTCGCCGCTTCGCCACGCCATATTGCCATATCGACGCCCGCGGCGAACGGAAACGCTGGCGCGGCTGA
- the guaB gene encoding IMP dehydrogenase encodes MAPSTDGPSRGSARIREDVALTFDDVLLAPRHSRTHPRDVTLTSRLTRGITLNVPLVSASMDTVTESEMAIAMARYGAIGVLHKNMSIDRQAAEVDRVKRSESGMILNPITLSPSASLREAVALMMRFKISGVPIVDGSGKLVGILTNRDLQFERDLDRPLRDVMTSERLITAPVGTTLDEAERTLGKHRIEKLPVVDDAGMLKGLITVKDIHKRRQYPDANKDQHGRLRVAAAIGAGGDYLDRARALVQAGVDVIVIDTAHGHSEGVLQATARVREAFPDVQLIAGNVASRAGAAALVERGVDAVKVGVGPGSICTTRVVTGVGVPQLTAVMDAVDGAGDVPVIADGGIKYSGDIVKALAAGASSVMMGSMLAGTEESPGESFLLEGRRFKMIRGMGSLSAMQDGSADRYFQEGEMSPKKLVPEGIEGRVPYKGPVGDVLFQMVGGLRSGMGYVGCDSIEALRTEAEFVRITTAGLRESHPHDVTITREAPNYSL; translated from the coding sequence ATGGCACCCTCGACAGATGGCCCCTCACGGGGCTCCGCCCGTATTCGTGAGGACGTCGCGCTCACCTTCGACGACGTCCTGCTCGCCCCGCGCCATTCGCGCACGCACCCCCGCGACGTCACGCTCACGTCGCGCCTGACCAGGGGCATCACGCTCAACGTCCCGCTGGTTTCGGCCTCGATGGACACGGTCACCGAGAGCGAAATGGCGATCGCGATGGCCCGCTACGGCGCCATCGGCGTGCTGCACAAGAACATGTCCATCGATCGGCAGGCCGCCGAAGTGGACCGGGTGAAACGCAGCGAGAGCGGGATGATCCTGAACCCCATCACGCTCTCCCCCTCGGCGTCGCTCCGTGAAGCGGTCGCGCTGATGATGCGCTTCAAGATCTCCGGGGTGCCCATCGTCGATGGCAGCGGGAAACTGGTCGGCATCCTCACCAATCGCGATCTGCAGTTCGAGCGGGACCTCGACCGTCCGCTGCGCGATGTGATGACCAGCGAACGCCTGATCACCGCGCCCGTGGGCACGACGCTCGATGAAGCCGAACGCACCCTGGGCAAACATCGCATCGAGAAGCTGCCGGTCGTGGATGATGCGGGGATGCTGAAAGGGCTGATCACGGTGAAGGACATTCACAAGCGCCGTCAGTATCCCGATGCCAACAAGGACCAGCATGGCCGCCTGCGGGTGGCGGCGGCGATCGGCGCCGGCGGTGACTATCTCGATCGGGCGCGGGCGCTGGTGCAGGCCGGGGTGGATGTCATCGTCATCGACACGGCCCACGGACACAGCGAAGGCGTTTTGCAGGCCACGGCGCGGGTGCGCGAGGCCTTCCCCGACGTCCAGTTGATTGCGGGCAACGTGGCCAGCCGGGCGGGGGCCGCAGCGCTGGTGGAACGCGGAGTGGACGCGGTGAAGGTGGGGGTGGGACCGGGGTCGATCTGTACGACCCGCGTGGTGACGGGGGTTGGTGTTCCGCAGCTCACCGCCGTGATGGACGCCGTGGATGGGGCGGGGGACGTGCCCGTGATTGCCGATGGCGGAATCAAATATTCGGGTGACATTGTGAAGGCGCTGGCGGCCGGTGCCTCGAGTGTGATGATGGGGTCGATGCTGGCGGGCACGGAGGAGAGCCCCGGTGAATCGTTCCTGCTCGAAGGACGCCGCTTCAAGATGATCCGCGGCATGGGCTCGCTCTCCGCCATGCAGGACGGTTCCGCCGACCGCTACTTCCAGGAAGGCGAGATGTCCCCCAAGAAACTCGTCCCCGAAGGCATCGAAGGCCGGGTGCCCTACAAGGGACCGGTGGGCGACGTGCTCTTCCAGATGGTGGGTGGTCTGCGCAGTGGGATGGGCTACGTAGGGTGCGACAGTATCGAGGCGTTGCGTACCGAGGCGGAGTTCGTGCGCATCACCACGGCCGGCCTGCGCGAGTCCCACCCCCACGACGTCACGATCACCCGGGAAGCCCCGAACTACTCGCTCTGA